The Apium graveolens cultivar Ventura chromosome 11, ASM990537v1, whole genome shotgun sequence genome has a window encoding:
- the LOC141697049 gene encoding CENP-B homolog protein 2-like has translation MTSKIQPCDAGIIRAFKMHYRRRFYRGLLEGYELGQSDPGKINVLDAINYAVATWTTNVKQESITRCFQHCKIHSIDEVSSNLNEHTTPEEYIHELEVMIKDLGYRNKMDVNNFLDYPSENKSCSEVQSIEEIANTILENSVEDDLEDDTTPLEPVTRKEALKASKILNNFLMQHESTTPELLDVIRKIRDEFHVDLNYMKK, from the coding sequence ATGACATCAAAAATCCAACCTTGTGATGCAGGAATTATAAGAGCTTTCAAGATGCACTATCGCAGGAGATTTTATCGTGGGTTATTAGAAGGTTATGAGTTGGGACAATCTGATCCAGGAAAGATTAATGTTTTGGATGCTATCAATTATGCAGTCGCGACGTGGACGACAAATGTAAAACAAGAGTCAATAACAAGGTGCTTTCAACATTGCAAAATTCATTCCATAGATGAAGTTTCGAGCAATTTAAATGAACATACAACTCCGGAAGAATACATTCATGAACTTGAGGTGATGATTAAGGATCTAGGTTATCGTAATAAAATGGATGTTAATAACTTCTTAGATTATCCGagtgaaaataaatcatgttccGAGGTCCAGAGTATAGAAGAGATTGCAAACACCATCCTTGAAAATAGTGTTGAAGATGATCTTGAAGACGATACAACACCGTTGGAGCCGGTTACACGTAAAGAAGCACTCAAGGCATCAAAAATTCTTAATAACTTTTTGATGCAACATGAAAGCACCACACCCGAGCTTTTGGATGTAATAAGGAAGATTAGGGATGAGTTtcatgttgatttaaattatatgaaaaagtaa